One stretch of Planctomycetota bacterium DNA includes these proteins:
- a CDS encoding DUF1501 domain-containing protein — translation MNASTLASRRWFLQQCGVGLGAIAAHTLLADRAWASPADPLAPKPPHYPARAKNVIFLFMAGGPSHLELFDYKPQLAKFSGTLPPPDLIKGYRAAFINPNSKLLGPKFSFARQGACGAEISELLPHLATIVDDIAIVRSMATDAFNHAPAQIMMNTGSPQFGRPSMGAWVTYGLGSESRNLPAFVVFSSGSKGPSGGNSNWGSGFLPTVYQGVPFRGTGDPVLYLSNPPGVDETLQRDTLDALGALNRRRLDVVGDPEIATRINAFEMAYRMQISAPELMDLAREPKEILDMYGAQPGKASFANNCLLARRLVERGVRFVQLFHEAWDQHGNLVKDLKKNCENTDRASAALVRDLKQRGLLDETLVVWGGEFGRTPMVQGGGDDGRDHHPNAFTMWLAGGGIRPGITYGETDDFAFNVVRDKVHVHDLHATILHLLGFDHTRLTYRFQGRDFRLTDVHGRVVQELLA, via the coding sequence ATGAACGCCTCGACGCTCGCCTCCCGGCGGTGGTTCCTCCAGCAGTGCGGCGTGGGACTGGGCGCGATCGCCGCCCATACGCTGCTGGCCGACCGCGCGTGGGCCTCGCCGGCGGATCCCCTGGCGCCGAAGCCGCCCCATTACCCGGCCCGCGCCAAGAACGTCATCTTTCTCTTCATGGCCGGCGGGCCGAGCCACCTGGAGCTTTTCGATTACAAGCCGCAGCTGGCGAAATTCAGCGGCACCCTTCCGCCGCCCGACCTCATCAAAGGCTACCGCGCGGCGTTCATCAACCCCAACTCCAAGCTGCTCGGACCCAAGTTCTCCTTCGCCCGCCAGGGCGCCTGCGGCGCGGAAATCTCCGAACTCCTCCCGCATCTGGCGACGATCGTGGACGACATCGCGATCGTCCGGTCCATGGCCACCGACGCCTTCAACCACGCTCCCGCCCAGATCATGATGAACACCGGCAGCCCTCAGTTCGGGCGGCCGAGCATGGGCGCCTGGGTCACCTACGGCCTCGGCAGCGAGTCCCGGAACCTCCCGGCGTTCGTCGTCTTCAGCTCCGGCTCCAAGGGGCCCAGCGGGGGCAATTCCAACTGGGGCTCCGGATTCCTCCCGACCGTCTACCAGGGCGTCCCCTTCCGCGGCACCGGGGACCCCGTGCTCTACCTCTCCAATCCCCCGGGCGTGGACGAGACGCTCCAGCGGGATACGCTGGACGCCCTCGGCGCCCTCAACCGGCGGCGGCTGGACGTCGTGGGCGACCCGGAGATCGCCACCCGCATCAACGCGTTCGAGATGGCCTACCGCATGCAGATCTCCGCTCCCGAGCTCATGGACCTCGCCCGGGAGCCCAAGGAGATCCTCGACATGTACGGCGCCCAGCCCGGCAAGGCCTCCTTCGCCAACAACTGCCTGCTGGCGCGGCGGCTCGTCGAACGCGGCGTCCGCTTCGTCCAGCTTTTCCACGAGGCCTGGGACCAGCACGGAAACCTCGTCAAGGACCTCAAGAAGAACTGCGAGAACACCGACCGCGCCTCCGCCGCGCTCGTCCGGGACCTCAAGCAGCGGGGCCTGCTGGACGAGACGCTCGTCGTGTGGGGCGGCGAATTCGGGCGCACCCCCATGGTCCAGGGCGGCGGCGACGACGGCCGCGACCACCATCCGAACGCCTTCACGATGTGGCTGGCCGGAGGCGGCATCCGGCCCGGGATCACCTACGGGGAAACCGACGACTTCGCGTTCAACGTCGTCCGGGACAAGGTCCACGTGCACGACCTGCACGCGACGATCCTGCACCTTCTGGGCTTCGACC